ATCCGGGGATTCGGCTGGCGCACGCCATCGCCAGCATGGTGGATGAGCATGGACAGATTCTGGTGCCGGGCCTTCGTCCGCCCGCGCTCTCGGAGAATATGCGCCGGGTGCTGTCGGATATTGAACTGGGCGGCGGGCCGACTGACCCGGTCATCGATTCACAATGGGGAGAACCCGGTCTGACCGCCGCCGAAAAGGTGTATGGCTGGAATACGCTGGATGTACTGGCGTTCGTTACCGGCAACCCGGATAAACCGGCCCACGCTATTCCGCCGCAGGCGAGAGCGCATTGCCATATGCGCTATGTGATGGGCTGCGACGTGGCGAATTTTACCCGGCATATTCGACGCCATCTTGATGCCAATGGCTTTGAAGACGTTGAGATCGTGAACGACGCCAGCCACTACAAGGCTACCCGGCTGGATCTCAACGACCCGTGGGTGGCGTGGGGGGTGACGTCGATCAGACACTCGTCCGGCGTCACGGCGGCGGTATTGCCGAACTTTGGCGGCGGGCTGCCCAATGCCTGTTTTTCGGAAACGTTGGGATTGCCGACGCTGTGGGTGCCGCATTCTTATCCCGCGTGCTCCCAGCACGCCCCGAACGAACATATACTGGTGGATATGACGCTTGAGTCGCTCAAAATCATGACGGGCTTGTTCTGGGATCTGGGAGAGCAAGGGGGGGATATCGCCAAAGCGCGTTTACAGAAGAAACCGCAGTCGGTCGAGGCGCTATAAACCGACGCCTGCTGTTAAGTTTGCGCGGAAAAGGGGTGAGACGCATGGCCGTATCGTCTCATCCCGAATTGTACCGTTCAGTCAGAACAGATGAGTATTATCCTCACGATCCGCATTTGACTATGATGAGCCTAATTGCTGTTGAGTCATCGTTAAACACAAGGCGGAAAGCGCATGCATAACAACGAGATTCGTTATTTTATGGCCGTGGCGAGTACGGGGTCGCTGAGTGCGGCCAGCCAGCAGCTGTTTGTGGCGGTATCGGCGATCAGCCGGCAGATCCAGCGCTTGGAAACGCGTCTGGGCGTACCTTTGTTTGAACGCCATGCGCGGGGTATGGTGCTGAACGATGCCGGGCATATTCTGGAAAACCACGTTCGCCGCAGTATCGTTGATATGGAACTGGCGATTGCCGAGATCGAGGGGCTGAAATCCTCCCGTCAAACCACGATTCGCATCGTGTGTACCGACGGGATTGCGTTCAATCTGCTGCCAACGCTGCTGGCGAAATACCGGCAGCAACATCCCGCGGTCAATTTTGTGCTGACGGTGGGCAGCGCCAGACAAGTACCCGAGCTGGTTCGTCACGGTGAATGCGATGTGGCGCTGAAGTTCAGCCTGTCGCCTGAGCACGGCATCAAGGTGATATCGTCGTTTTCCGCCCCCTTTATGGTGGTGATGAAAGACGATCACCCGCTGGCATCCGGCGATTTTCACATGGCCGATCTCAACGCTTTCCCGGTCGTCCTGCCCGATCAGGCAGCGACGGTCCGTCAACTGTTCGATCTCTCATGCCGTATAAGCGGCGTTTTTATCGATCCGGTTTTTACCTGCAATCACTTTTCAACCTTGTATGCCTTTATGCTCAATACCCCGAATGCGATCGCCATATGCAGCCATTTCTCCGTGTTATACAGCGCGCGGCTTGACGGTTTACAGGTGAAAACCGTTGGTCTGGAACAGTTGGGACAGCGGACTTTGCAGATCCAGACGGAGGTCAATAAACCGGTTACTGCCCCACTGAAAAGCTTTTTTGATTTTTTACACGGTGAACTGGCCCAGCAGGATGCGCTGTTTCGGCAGGCCTATCGCCTTTTGGCATGACAGGCGGTTGTCGCAGTGGGTTGGTTAATTTTATTTCTCTTTGGTGTTTATTTTGAAAATTATTTTATTTATAGGTGGTTTTTAGTGGAATTTAATAGAAAAAGTATGACGAATTTAGCAATTTAAATTCATTCGGTTTCGGGTATGTTATCAGCATGGAGTGACAATATTTCCCTGAGAAATCTTCACCGCCTGCGGCTAATTCAACCCCTTATTTAGCGGAGCATTATTATGAATCTGGAAAAATTCCCACGTTACCCCTTAACTTTCGGCCCCTCTCCGATTACGCCGATGAAAAGACTCAGCGAACATTTAGGCGGGGAGGTAGAAATCTATGCCAAACGTGAAGATTGTAATAGTGGTCTGGCGTTCGGCGGGAATAAAACGCGTAAGCTGGAGTACCTTATCCCCGAAGCGTTAGAGCAGGGGTGTGACACGCTGGTTTCAATTGGCGGTATTCAATCTAACCAGACGCGACAGGTTGCCGCCGTCGCCGCGCATCTGGGAATGAAATGCATTCTGGTGCAAGAGAACTGGGTGAATTATGCCGATGCCGTTTATGATCGCGTCGGTAATATTGAGCTGTCCCGTATTATGGGGGCGGATGTTCGTTTGGATGCCGCCGGCTTTGATATTGGCATTCGTGAAAGTTGGAAAAACGCCATGGAAGAAGCGTCACGAAACGGCGGCAAACCTTTCCCAATCCCTGCTGGTTGCTCAGAGCACCCTTACGGCGGTTTAGGCTTTGTCGGCTTCGCCGAAGAAGTACGCCAGCAGGAAAAAGAACTGGGCTTCAAGTTTGACTATATTGTGGTGTGCTCCGTGACCGGCAGTACCCAGGCGGGTATGGTCGTTGGCTTCGCGGCAGATGGCCGCTCACGGAATGTCATCGGTATCGATGCTTCGGCAAAACCGGAAAAGACCAAAGCGCAGATTCTGCGTATTGCGCAGAATACGGCCAATCTGGTCGAGCTGGGCCGGGAAATCACCGAAGAGGATGTGGTGCTCGACACCCGCTATGGCGGCCCCGAATACGGTCTGCCGAGTGAAGGGACGCTGGAAGCCATACGCCTGTGCGCCCGTATGGAAGGGGTGATGACCGATCCGGTATATGAGGGCAAATCTATGCAGGGAATGATTGATATGATCCGCAACGGCGAGTTTCCGAAAGGATCGAAAGTCCTTTATGCCCATCTGGGCGGCGCGCCGGCATTGAGCGCTTATAGCTATATTTTCCGTAACGGCTGAGTTGCAGAATGACAGGCCCGATAACCGGGCCTGAACTTTTTCAGAACGTCAACCGGGTGGTGGAAAGCACTTCCCTTAACCCAATGAAAGAGCGAATCTGGCGTACGCCGGGCAGAAAGAGTAATTGTTCCGCGTGCAGGCGGTTGAAGCTCTGATTGTCTTTCGTCCTGATCATTAAAATGTAATCAAACTCCCCTGTCACCACGTGGCACTCCATACAACCGCTGATCTTCTGGACCGCCGCCTCGAAATCCTCAAATGAGCCTGGCGTTGAGCGATCCAGCACCACCCCGATTAATACCACCAGACCGGCGTTAAGCGCTTCCGGGTTGAGTAACGCCACAAATCCCTTTATCAGATCGATTTGCCGAAGCCGTTCAACGCGTCTCAGGCAGGCAGGCGGACTAAGGTTGACCTTCTCCGCCAGCGCGACGTTTGAGATGGACGAGTCGGTCTGCAAAATACGCAGAATTGCGGTATCAAAACGATCCAGTTCGTAAGACTTTTTGTTGTCCGAGGGTGAGGCATTCGGGGTTTTCTCTTTCATATAGGGTTCTCATTGGCTTAGGGCGATGCTTGATTTTGTTATCTCGTCGATTCGGATAACAAATCTACGTGATTTTGAGTGTGAGATTAATAAAAATAAGAAAAATATCCTTTTTGTCGCAATAAATCACACCGCGATACAGCGTGGTGGCTTGAACCTGACGGGCAAGATTCCTGATGCCAATCAATACTGACAAATCGCAGTTATATGTCAGGATAATCTGCCGTAAAATCAATGTAACCTAAGGTTATATTATAGCTATTTATGTTATTTCCCGGTTTTT
This is a stretch of genomic DNA from Brenneria rubrifaciens. It encodes these proteins:
- a CDS encoding M20 family metallopeptidase, whose product is MTREETIQATVDYFGSGKFEETLARRVAFRTESQNTDSGPLLMAYLTDEMIPVLQALSFECLLVENPVNERSPFLLARRMEPQAELTLLTYGHGDVVRGYDEQWREGLSPWDMVRDDNRWYGRGTADNKGQHTINLAALEQVLKARGGQLGYNVKIILEMGEEDGSPGLDAVCERYRDWLAADLFIASDGPRVSASRPTLFLGSRGVFNFELLLNLREGAHHSGNWGGLLSNPGIRLAHAIASMVDEHGQILVPGLRPPALSENMRRVLSDIELGGGPTDPVIDSQWGEPGLTAAEKVYGWNTLDVLAFVTGNPDKPAHAIPPQARAHCHMRYVMGCDVANFTRHIRRHLDANGFEDVEIVNDASHYKATRLDLNDPWVAWGVTSIRHSSGVTAAVLPNFGGGLPNACFSETLGLPTLWVPHSYPACSQHAPNEHILVDMTLESLKIMTGLFWDLGEQGGDIAKARLQKKPQSVEAL
- a CDS encoding Lrp/AsnC family transcriptional regulator, whose product is MKEKTPNASPSDNKKSYELDRFDTAILRILQTDSSISNVALAEKVNLSPPACLRRVERLRQIDLIKGFVALLNPEALNAGLVVLIGVVLDRSTPGSFEDFEAAVQKISGCMECHVVTGEFDYILMIRTKDNQSFNRLHAEQLLFLPGVRQIRSFIGLREVLSTTRLTF
- a CDS encoding LysR family transcriptional regulator codes for the protein MHNNEIRYFMAVASTGSLSAASQQLFVAVSAISRQIQRLETRLGVPLFERHARGMVLNDAGHILENHVRRSIVDMELAIAEIEGLKSSRQTTIRIVCTDGIAFNLLPTLLAKYRQQHPAVNFVLTVGSARQVPELVRHGECDVALKFSLSPEHGIKVISSFSAPFMVVMKDDHPLASGDFHMADLNAFPVVLPDQAATVRQLFDLSCRISGVFIDPVFTCNHFSTLYAFMLNTPNAIAICSHFSVLYSARLDGLQVKTVGLEQLGQRTLQIQTEVNKPVTAPLKSFFDFLHGELAQQDALFRQAYRLLA
- a CDS encoding 1-aminocyclopropane-1-carboxylate deaminase, coding for MNLEKFPRYPLTFGPSPITPMKRLSEHLGGEVEIYAKREDCNSGLAFGGNKTRKLEYLIPEALEQGCDTLVSIGGIQSNQTRQVAAVAAHLGMKCILVQENWVNYADAVYDRVGNIELSRIMGADVRLDAAGFDIGIRESWKNAMEEASRNGGKPFPIPAGCSEHPYGGLGFVGFAEEVRQQEKELGFKFDYIVVCSVTGSTQAGMVVGFAADGRSRNVIGIDASAKPEKTKAQILRIAQNTANLVELGREITEEDVVLDTRYGGPEYGLPSEGTLEAIRLCARMEGVMTDPVYEGKSMQGMIDMIRNGEFPKGSKVLYAHLGGAPALSAYSYIFRNG